The following coding sequences lie in one Arachis ipaensis cultivar K30076 chromosome B05, Araip1.1, whole genome shotgun sequence genomic window:
- the LOC107641851 gene encoding probable methyltransferase PMT2, translating into MDMNAGLGSFAAAIQSPKLWVMNVVPTTAEKSTLGVIYERGLIGIYHDWCEAFSTYPTTYDLIHANGLFSLYKDKCNAEDILLEMNRILRPEGAVIFRDKVDTLIKVKKIVAGMRWDTKMVDHEDGPLVPEKILIAVKQYWVVDGNSTSTQ; encoded by the exons ATGGATATGAATGCTGGGTTGGGTAGTTTTGCTGCAGCTATTCAATCTCCTAAGTTATGGGTCATGAACGTTGTGCCTACCACAGCTGAGAAAAGTACCCTGGGGGTCATATATGAGCGCGGCTTGATTGGCATTTATCATGATTG GTGTGAAGCCTTTTCAACATATCCAACGACATATGATCTCATTCATGCCAATGGCCTCTTTAGTCTGTACAAGGATAA ATGTAATGCAGAAGACATTCTTCTGGAGATGAACCGGATCTTGCGGCCAGAAGGCGCCGTCATATTCCGCGATAAAGTCGATACCTTAATAAAGGTAAAGAAAATAGTTGCAGGAATGAGATGGGATACCAAAATGGTTGACCATGAAGATGGTCCTCTTGTTCCTGAGAAGATACTAATTGCTGTAAAGCAGTATTGGGTTGTTGATGGAAATTCCACTTCTACACAATAA